AGATCAGGTGTCCCAAGTGCGGCCGCTGGTCTCATTTTGTGCGGCCCTCAACTCCAAGCAGAGGTGGTTGATGAATGtggagacgtttttttttttttttcaagatagGGTTAAATTGTTACCGACGTGTTAAAATCATTTAACAATTGAAAATGTGAGGTACAACACGtatatttatcttttaaaaaacacaattttacatctctttaatttcatggtAAACAGGACTACATCTATTCAATGACTTTTATTCAGTTGGAGACTTTGGTGCGCCAAAATCTGCCTTTAATTCAATTGTTAAAATTGGCTAACAGCAAGCCttttttaagaaaagactgACCAAAGTCTTGTTTTTACTGCTGAGaatagacagttttttttaatcgagCCCAAATGAATTTGCAAACTGAACGACAGTCTTTCAAGTGTTGAATCCACAATGATTTACGCCTCCCTTTCCTGCacacagaaaatctgactaatttgttaAATTCAAATATTGCAAGCTCATATTTTTGGAGAGggtgaaaaacaaatataacaatATAATATGTTGGTCAttcgttttgtttgttttttatatatatatgtttgacCCTCAaatacttttgacttgacactTTTGGCCCACATTACAAAATTTTTAACCATCAAAATATTTAGATggttaaataatataaaattaaaaatctacAGAGGTGAGTTCCTGAAGAAAATATTGGAAACAAGTGTTAAAGGGGCGATGGGGGTTAACGTTAGTTTAAACAGGCAACATGTTAATTTGCCTCTTAGTTAGCTAAGGGTAGCTCTGACTAGTTCTCGGACTACTAGCATTTTATTTGCGaggattaattaaaatattaacatcATCTAACAACTCAACTTTAGCATGTTAGTTATTGGTAGTGGAAATTATTCACACTGCTATAGTTTGGTAGAATTATAGCAATGCTTAATTTTGCAGTAGCTAACATACAAAGATGAACTAACATGACATGATAATTTTACACTCTGCATTGCTAACATGTTATTGCTAGCTAAAGCGCCATGATAACAGCATTATTATGATAGTCATCAGCAGCATCATTAACATTAACACAATCTGCAAACAGCAGTTTATATACTAAAATGTTGGCAAGCAACACAGAGCAGGTAATGCagcctttattaaaatactgctccatggaaaaaaaagagttgatTGGATTATTTAAACTGGACCTACCACATCTGGCGTGGTTATAGAAAATCTCTGGTGGGCACCAACCCCTGCAAACCAAAGCATGGTTGAACAACACTGTCAGTAACAGGTAACAGGCAATAATGTCTGACCTCACCTGTGCAGGAAGACAAAGGCTTTAGTTTTAGCTTGTACACCAGGGATGACAAAACAAGGAGCCCGAGGATGAATACCATCAGAGCCACACTCAAACAATACACCAGGAGAGGGGAGACTGTGGTGGAtgatagaagagaaaaaatcaGTTGGTTTTATGTTTGGTAAGACACAATCTGCACAATAAATGTAATTCCTGTTGAGCTGTTTGGACAGCTGCTGTGACCACATACCTTCAATCTCCACCATAGTTCCCTCTCCAAAAACCACTACCCCGCAAGAGGCCAGAGCACAGTGGTAGATCCCAGCATCCGAAGACCTGACAAGATGCAGTTCAAGGTTGGAAGTGCAATATGTACCGTTAAATGTTCCATTTAAGGCACTCGTACAGTGTCTGTCACTGGGATACATGACTGCCGGTTGCAACTCTTCATGTCTCAACCAGTAGAGATCCGGCTCCTCGGCACAGCGCTCAGCGTAGACACTACAGCTCAGATTCACAGATTCACCAGGTCGTAGTCGTTGCAGCTTTGGCTGATGGATGGACGACTGCGTGTCTGATGGAGACGTCTTGACATGGAGGAAAACTCCTTGTCCAAATTCAATAACAGCGATTCTTAGAACAACACAGTAATATGTCCCTGAATCCAAGGCTAGAAGATCTGTGATTATGAGATCATTGACACTTCCTCCAGACCGTGCAAGAACTTGAAATCTTTTTTCATATGCAGGGGAAATTTCAGCTTCTGTGCTCTGCTTCATCCGCTTTGATATCATGTGAGGCTTCCCACCCAGGCTTTGCTGGTACCAAAACATGTGAGTTACAGAGTCATGTTTACAGGAGCAGCTTAAAGTCACCGTCTCTCCAACTTTAGCCGTCTTAATTCCAGTTTGCTGAATGATTGCCGGGGTGTTATTGACAGAGATCACTTCACCTGTATAGAAAAGCAAAACTGTACTATATTTATTGCTCTAAATATTTACTATTCTCTTTTAAGAATCACAACAGCACTCTATCGAAGAGTAAAATGTCATGAAAACTTACTGTTTTGGCAGAGGATCAAAATAATCACATGATGCAGCTTCATCTTTAAAATTTGCAGTCGGTAGTCTGAGTTTGCAGACACACTTAGCTCATATAGGAGATAAATGTTgtttgtgattggctaaaataatGGTTAAGTTCAAATTCAGCTTTGTGATTGGTTCCAGTGTAAACAATCTCAGGGATGTGGAGGTGGAGTTCAGGTGACAGTTCAGCCCTTTCGGCAACCAAAGAGCAGTaagtctgaaaaaaacaacctttgggaTTTCAAATAGCACGTATGATGCAAAGCTGTTCCAAAATGGCAGATTTAGAAGGTtcactttgatttttttaaaacccataATTCTGTAAAACGTCTATGCTTCCTTGTTTTTGCTATGAATTTGATCAAATTGTTCATTGTGGTTTGCTGGATATTTTGGATTGCAACTACAAAAGAATAATACAATTATAAAGTGTAAGTTGTTGGCAGAATTTCTTTTATGCGGTGCAGCATATTTATTTGCTCTTGCTCACTAACTTAAATATAGATTTTTACACATCTGAAATAAATCTCAAGTGTTGCCTTTATTATATATTTGAACAAAAGACACAGTTCCTAAGATATGTTCATGTAATTTTAGGCACATCATATTTGAGCAGAGTTCTCAAAGAGAGGTTTAGAGCTTAAGACAGAGACCAACCAACTATACAAAAATTCTACATCATTGAGTTTAAGAGATTTAAAGCTAAATGTTAACTGTGATGTCTCTAAACATGCATAACATGTGGTGAACAGGTAAAAGATAGAGTACTAAAACAGGACCTAGTGCCACACCACGGTAATGAGAAGTGgaaaaagacctgcagctgaatGTAGTCTGAAAATTGTTTTTGTATGACAGAGCTTTTAATTAAGACTGGTTCGATTAGCTCTTGACCATTTTATTGCTATGCAGCCACCCCCTCCGTTGCTACCCAGAATGTTTCTCCAATTTTGTTCGCTGTTAAATGGTAAGAATTAATAAGtacataagaaaaacattaaataaacaaaaactctCTATTATCAATAATCTATGATTAGGCCAACATGAAGGTGGCCAGCTTGAGAACCAATGGGgtccagcagagagaggagAATCCTGACATCCTCTTTTCCGACACGAATACCATGTTGTACGCGCTTACATCCACTGATAACTGTGGTCCTTTCCAGAGCCTTGCAGTTGGTCAGAAGGCAAAGGAAAAATTATTTGTATAACCCATTTCAgcacaaagacaatgcaaagtgctttacatgattaaaacataggcaaataaaacagaataaaagcaagttggaataaaatgtagaaacaaaataatacatgagaaatagaaattaaaagcaaatattaaaaacagttggacaacaaagttgaactaatgatctTTCAGTAATGCaatttaaacttaaaatttcagtcactgttctgtatttgtGAATCCTATTTTGTTTGCTTCAAGGAttgaatataattcattatttctataggcttttatttattaaaacagtttaactagaacagtcaaaggcaatcctaaacaaatgtgtttttaatcttgatttaaaagaactcaggctttcagcacttttacagttttctggaagtttgttccagataagtggagcataggaactaaatgctgcttctccgtgtttagttctggttctaggtatgcagagtaggctggagccagaagaccttagtggtctggaaagttgatacactgataacaagtctgtgatgtatttaggtgctaagccattcagggatttatagactaacagaaggattttaaagtctattctctgagatacagggagccagtgtaaggactttagaactggggtgatgtgctctactttcttagtcttagtgaggacgcgggcagcagcgttctggatcagctgcagctgtctgatccacttttttgacagacctgtgaaaacaccgttgcagtaatcaattctactaaaaataaacgcatggattagttttttccagatcctgctgagacatcagtcctttaatcctggaaatgttcctcaggtgatagaaggccaaccttgtaattgtctttagatgcttttgaaggttcaggtctgagtccatcactactcccagatttcgggcctgattagtggtttctTGCTGaggcgactgaagctgtgtgctaacttttgatctctcctgtATGTGTCcgaaaattattacttcagttttgtttttattcaattgaagaaaattttgccacatccaggcattgatttcttctaggcatttactcagtgcctgaactggttcatagtcacctggtgacatggtgatgtagagctgtgtgtcgtcttcatagttatggtagctgatgttgttattttttattatctgagcaagagggagcatgtagatattgaaaaggaggggacccagaatggacccttggggagccccacatgtgatttttgtcatctctgatgtaaagttacctactgatacaaaaaagtccctgttctttaagtaggatttaaaccagtggagagctgtaccagagagaccgacccagttttccaggcgctctaacagaatggagtgatcgacagtatcaaatgctgcactgaggtccaatagaaccagcacggtggtccttccacagtctgtatttatatggatgtcatcaaacaccttgataagggcggtctctgtactgtggtgagcacggaagccagactggaaaacgtcaaagcggctggtcgttgttaagaaggtgtttaattgttgaaatacaactttttcaatgatcttactgataaaggggaggtttgagatgggcctgtagttctggagaagtagtttgtccaaattgttctttttcagcagtggtttgataattgctgtttttagggactgggggaaaacacctgacaggagggacgtgtttattatctgagtcaaatcagacgctatgacaggtaaaacttttttaaagaaagctgtgggtagaacatcaagagagcaggaggaggaacttaactgctcaatgatctgctctaagcttttgtggtttatttggctgaatttgggacattttgtcatgaTAAGTTCCAattggatacagctttggtaCTGGggttgatatggatgtacagactgatccTCTGACTGATCTGtcggattttttcagtaaagaagttagcaaattcgttgcaggccctggtggagtggagttcagaagccacggacacaggaggatttgttaacctgttgactgtggcaaataagacacaagcattattaatgttgttgttgatgatctcagagaagaaagattgtcttgtatttttcaattgtaagttatatctgtaaagtctctctttatagatgtcatagtgaacctggagtctaatGTTTCTCCACCtccgttcagcttttcgacattccattttttcacttctaactgctggagcatttctccaaggagattttttcttcccggaaaaaa
The DNA window shown above is from Fundulus heteroclitus isolate FHET01 chromosome 14, MU-UCD_Fhet_4.1, whole genome shotgun sequence and carries:
- the LOC105923917 gene encoding uncharacterized protein LOC105923917; this encodes MKLHHVIILILCQNSEVISVNNTPAIIQQTGIKTAKVGETVTLSCSCKHDSVTHMFWYQQSLGGKPHMISKRMKQSTEAEISPAYEKRFQVLARSGGSVNDLIITDLLALDSGTYYCVVLRIAVIEFGQGVFLHVKTSPSDTQSSIHQPKLQRLRPGESVNLSCSVYAERCAEEPDLYWLRHEELQPAVMYPSDRHCTSALNGTFNGTYCTSNLELHLVRSSDAGIYHCALASCGVVVFGEGTMIVSYQT